tttaaatatttataattataattatatttattaaaattaatttaaatatttattagaaataaatttgtaaatatgcatttactttaataattaaaataacaataatattttgaatgctaatgttaaataaagtttagtaataataatattattgttttttaaaattataaatattcttaaataatttgatagataattaaatatttataattatttacatttattaaattaattaaatatatttattagaaatatatttgaaaatattacggtaatcataaacaaaataaattagaatttaataaatatttattctcATAAAAGAATTAACAAGATTtgaactttataaaatttaatttaaaatagatttgcattacaatttattttctttaaaatgattgaaaataataaaaatatatgaaattaatttataaaaaatataataaaatttaaatattatattaatttatcattatcACTATTCAAGAATTATACATTATCACACCTTTGAGGAGGTATATTTAATCACACAAATAACATAAATAGTGAGGGCTTTCAATCATAATCAAGGGCCTCCatgctaaattaaaaatgaaccaAACTTGAGATAAGTGATGGTTATTTAATAATCATTCCCTTATCGTAGCTACCAAACATAGCCTTAGCAGTTATGTTATTAACAGTTGTTTAATATCTTTAATTATGCATATGAGAGCATGGAATAAAATAAAGATATTGCTAAAATAGTCTTGAATTgagtatttaaaataaacttggAGCTTCTCCATTTAGTAACTTTTAGTTTGGAAAATGTGCTTGAATCGAAAATTCTGTTCAAATCATTTTTATAGATGATTTTgtcaatatataatttatattttcacaaattaaaatattaatttttttaatgcagTTATAATTGTGATgtactgtaaaaaaaaaaaactttttaagTATGTATGTAGTTGCAACTTGCAAAGTATGTAATATGCTTACTCAATTTGAAATGAAATTAGCCAGTCTGTTGCGTGGTTGTGCAGAATGAAGGAGATGGTAAGAGGTTGAAGGCAGAGGGCATTTCAAATGGGAATGGTGAAAATAAAGCTGAAAGGGAAGTCATCAGGAATCCAGGCAAGATAACGGATGAAAGTGCAGTAAAAGCAGCAGAACCACCAAAGCAAGATTATATTCATGTGCGAGCAAGAAGAGGTCAAGCCACTGATAGTCACAGTTTAGCTGAAAGGGTAATGGATGTATCACATTTCTATTTGAGTAGTAAGATATAAAAGATTTAACACCATTTATAGTTCTATGCTATTGATTATTAACTGACAGTCAAGTTTGAGTGGATAAGAAGCTAGATGTCTATTGTGGCGTACTTTAGGTAGCTTCACTCATCCTTGAGTAATCTGCACATGTATTTTTTTGCTACCTATGACATCTTGATAAATAATCGATGAAATACAATTATAACTCTTGTCATGTCGTCTATATGCTGCATGGATTGTTGAAACCTAACAAGAACCTAAAAGTTGTCTATTATGTTAGGAGCGCCTCATACTTGTGTTCTGCTCCACCATTTTTGGTGGAATTAATTCATGGTGAATGTACATTTTATGAGTGGTTGTAACATATTGGTTCCTCTTGGTACAGGCTAGAAGGGAAAAAATAAGTGAGAGAATGAAACTTCTTCAAGATTTAGTGCCTGGTTGTAATAAAGTGAGTTCCAACATCTTGGACTTATTTTCTCCATATGATTGAATGGGTgcatcattttatttaaatatctttttttttttactttttatttgtTCATTAGTTTTTGAATTTATGTAGCACATGGACATATTAATCTGCTTTTCATTTGATATGAATGTCGGGCTTCTAGGGAAGTCTTATGCGTGAGACCATGCATCTATTTTTCCATCCATATTTCCTCTCCATGCTCATTTATAGTGATGGATATATCTGCCGTGGATATCTGGCCATAAGATGCCAATAGTCGTCTTTTCACGGGTTCAAGTTTGATGGTTGGGTCTCAGTCATTTGCATGCCCATATAAAAGTGATGACAAACTTTCTAAAGTTCCGTGATAGTTCTAGAGACCTTGAAAATGCTCTGATTAAATTTGATAGATGTATGAAAGTTGGCCTTGTCTTCAGATTATCTGATTATTTCCATCTTATGTTGGCGTTTCATGgatattgttaaaaaaattgtaGTTTTGCGTTTTCAAAAGTAAGTATTATCCATCTTTCACTTTGTGGGTCGATACTTGGGATACtaaattcatattttttcaaTGAAAAAATTGTAAGAAGATTCATTTGGTTCAGGTAATTGGAAAAGCACTGGTACTCGATGAGATAATTAATTATATCCAATCCTTACAACGTCAGGTTGaggtaaataattattttgcctCTGTTCTTTGTATGTATGGCGTGTGTgctttgatttttatttcttttgcttGAAAAAACGAACTCACAGTTAACTTGTCTCACAGTTTCTGTCCATGAAGCTTGAAGCAGTTAATTCGAGAGTGGGCTTCGATGGATCTTATCCATCAAAAGATGTAAGTTTTTTGAAAAATGGCTATCTACTGCCTGAATTTGCTCCAACTATAGGCTATTTCAAACTTCCCATCTACCATTCAGCTTCATCTATCTTTTCTTTGGAAATTGCCTCTGTTCTTTACCATGACTGTTGCAGCAGAGTTATGTTCGTCAAAATCATGgttcattttcaaaaaaatacttTCATTTTCAAATTTGCGCAGCTTTCTCAGCAAACTTTTGAAATGCCGGGCATGGCATTCGGGTCTCAAGGTACTAGGGAATACGGAAGGGATTCATCACCAGAATGGCTACACATGCAGATTGGCGGTGGCTTCGAACGACCATCATGATcaacacaaaaaataaaataaataatggaAAGCCACCAAGAATGCAGCGAACAGCATGCCATGTTTCTTGAAGCTGAATATGTTTCCACATCCATCTATCTTGTAAGTGAAATGGCTACGCGTtaaagcagatttctcgagtcTCCCGATACCCAAGATAATTTGATTCTGAGAGTTGTGAAAGGCTTGTCTTGTTACAAACTTTTATTTGTTGTATTATGTTTGCAATGAGAAACTTGGAAGTTCATTGAAAAGCAATAATTCAAGATTTCTTCTTGCACGTTTCAGCCATCCAGAGATCAGATAGAATTGATATACTCTTGTTGGATCATCCATCATAAACGGTAAACGCTatcataatttatttagtaGCATTACTAATAAAGAAATTAAATTCTTCACATAAATATGAATGTGTATCAGTGTGTGTATGACTTGAATACAATACACCGATGTATATGGAAAAAATTGGAGCACAAAGCTTACACTCTTAACTAACAAGTGTTATATATaacaattatatatttttttgtcaaacaaagaCAGTGGTGTATAAATATGATCCCAACTTCttacaaatttatattttcaataatgACAAATatagttttaattgcatgatatTTACTTCTCCGTTAACTTTCTATTTGATCTTTTTATGttatattattttcatatttcgATCATTTCAGTTATCTCGAGTTTAAGTTTTTTCATGACATAGAAAACCACAACATTTATCTTTCGGATTGCAATGAGTAAACAATCGAACTAACGTTGTAGATTGCAAACCACGTTAGTCAGTGTCAAGCTCGTCCGAGAAGATGTTGGTAAATAAAATCGAACTTTTGAGATTGACTACAAGTTCAACTACTTTACCAATTCAAACACGACGTATACATGTTTTCGAATCTACAAAAAGTTCAAAAGCTTGGCAACCAACAAAAATAGTTATAACTACCATTTGTCTCTATTATATATTCTGGGATATAAGATGAGTTATTCCTCAACTGCCAAGTGCCAAGTCAAACATCAACAGGCCTGAATATTTCAAATTTCTATTGAATAGCCACAATTTATTAATTACGACGTCGTTTACATCCCCGAGATACATCACCGACAGCTCACTAACCGACCCTCATTTCTCCGACGTTCGGACCACGCGGTCAAAAACaattttaaatcatacgacGGTTTACAACACGCGCCAAACCAGGTGTGTTTGCATCTCAATTTTTATTACGCGGATTGAATTTTCTCGTAAAATCAAACCCCCTTCCCCCTCCTCATTGCATCGCACAATTCAACCATTGACAACTGCTAccattttcctttttcttcaaGAGATTTCTGTTCATTTAAATCCCTCTCCTATATTTGCAAGTATTTAGGGGTTTATGCACCTGAGTCCGGTTCGATCGGACCAACTGTAACGAGAAAATGGCTGGATGGAGGGGATCCAGATTGGGCGGCGGGGATGGCTCTCCGACGGCGAACAGTGTCTCGTCGTCCCGCACGGTTCGACTTGGAAAGGTCCAGCCGCAGGCGCCAGGTCATAGAATGGTTTTTTGCAACGATCGTGATGCAAACATCCTCGCTCGATTCAAGGTCATAGTTGCAGGGTCGCTAACTTGTTTTTATTTCATCACGTGTTATTGATTTGTTTAAATATGTGAACTTTCTGGAGTCAACAATGCACATGTGAGTTCATTTTATGGGTGCCAACCGCATCACATACACTCAGAACTTGAATATTGTGCTATTATTTTGAGCTTAAGCTGGAGTTTGATTCATTCTATtcaaatacacacacacacacacacacactaataAACATATCACATTCGAGAGGGACAGATGAGCTATGCGTCAGAGTTTGAGGCACACGTTCGGAGTGTATAAGTTGTGATTCTTATCATGCAGGTGAATCCAATGAGAAATGCAATCTAATAATATTCATATTTGCTTATAcattagcaaatatatatttctTAGATTAATTTTTGATAGTTAGTCTGTAAATCTATGTGATATAACTGTCTTCACCCTATTAGATTTTGGAATTTCATGTTTTAGCACATGTTACTTTGATGAGGAGCAGATCTTGCCTCGCACCTTGAGGCTCTAGGGAACCTGTGCGGTTTGTTAGTCCTGATATTGTTTTCCAATCTGGGGTGAATAGTTTCTCTACTTAGATCTGATTGGTTCCATAATTGATATCAGGGAAATTCTGTCTCAACTACAAAGTATGACGTCTTTACATTTTTACCAAAGGGACTTTTTGAGCAGGTAATATAATATTACACTATTTTTCAAAAGAGTAATTTGCTATTGAACTTAGAATTTGTCATGAATACCAAGTTAGCATTTATCTGCTTTACAATGACTTTTTTCTCAAGACTTAATTTATCTGTTTACCTGCATATTTGTTTCGTAAGGATTTAAAATCGTTCTACAAACTTGGCATTGGGAGTGCATTAACGGCTGCTGGACTCAAATTTTAATGATGAAgaacaattatatatatttcatttctGGCTGACTTATTAGTTAATTGGATTTGTTGCAGAGAAGAGCGCATACAGAACTTTTTGAAGCCTTCTATTTTCTACTTATAGATTACAATGTAACATCGatgaatatataaatttttaccATTCCATGTAATGAAATAGGATTCTTAACTCGGCCTCTGCTATAAGAATTTATGTTGACAGAGTTGTCTGCTGTTTAGGATTCAGCTTCGTTTTTTTTCATCCTCAAGCTAGTGAACTGCTGTAGCAAAAAAGAAATACATTTTCCTGGTGATTTAGTTTGTAATACCTGTTTCCTCTTGTTTAATTTATGCTGACAGTTCAGACGGGTGGCTAATCTCTACTTTCTCATGATTTCGATATTGTCATGCACTCCAATCAGGTATGTTGCTATAATATAGTCGAGATCACCAAGGGTTTTATAAAAGATGATATAAAACAATCTGTGTATTTTTGGCATCACAGTAGCAGAATGCTTAGattgatatatattaatttgtGCTGTATAGAATGCAACAATTGGTGGAGAGAATGGTGAGACAAATCTGCACTTTTTGGAATTTGTGTAGAAATAACTGGTTAATATGAGATGTGATATAGCTAAAAAGTGTGTATTCTCTTCAAGTTTGTTGGATATTCTGTTGCATGTTTGTGGATTTTGATTGCTAATATAATGACTTTGGAAGATTTCAATTTATCATTTTGCCTTATGTATCTGAAAAGATTCTATTTATTTGTTGTTTCAGCTGAAGAGGAGAGAGCTTGTCTATGCACATGTTAAGTTTAAAAAACTGTGCATTCTGATTATTGTCTAAAATACCATTACTTGTATTGACTTATTTGAGCAGTTCTAGGTTCTCAGTTGTTTTCCTAGCTATGTGCATAAGTTTTCTTGTTGATTGACCTGTTTGAAAAGTTGCTGCATAAGATCATTTCAAGTCAGAAGTCTGTCTTAACAATGACATCCATGGTTGTTAAATGCAATGACATTTTAATGAACCTTTGTTTTCATGCAGTCCTGTGAGTCCTATAACAAATGTGCTTCCACTCACCCTGGTGCTTCTTGTATCTCTCGTTAAAGAAGCGTGGGAGGACTGGGTgagaattttataattttatctcTTAGTTGTTTTATAATCTATACACCTTTTTTTCTTAATGTTCTCCATGTCTTTTCCCTCTTCTATTTTTTTCCTTTATGCTTCGCAGAAACGTTTCCAAAATGATATGGCCATCAATAATTCCAGCATAGAAGTGTTGCAAGATCGGAAATGGGTATCCATCCCTTGGAAGAAGCTGCAGGTTGGAGATATAGTCAAGGTGAGGTTTGGTTATTTACCTCCTTCCATATTCCCTATGTTTAACTCTTTGTGGTAAACCATAAGGTTCTGATCTTCTAAGTAGCTTCATATGTTCATTACTCTTTTCTTGGCAGTAAGTTGGTAGCAATTCCTGGGCTACTCATGTTTTATTGTAGAACTACAGAAGTTATTGTGCCAGGTCTCTGCAGGTAACGAGGAGATTATGATACACTGTGGGGCCGTTAGCAGCGATATTTAGAGAAATGTAAGGGGGTTTCTGGTGTGGAACTGTTAGTGCATATGACTACACACCAGGTCAAATATTGGTTAATCACTACGATCTCAACATTATAGCCCTAAAGACTTTTAGAGATCTTGAAAACTAGTCAACATAATGTTTGTGTGTACGAGTCTGCTCAACTTTCGAAAGAGTTTAGATCATGAGAGCTCTACTCATAGGTATGGGAAAACAAGTACATGTACTTGGGCTTTCATTTTTGGCTTTTTGGAAGACGGTTTCTGGAAATTTAATTTCGGAAATTATATTGTTGAATTTGATATTgcatttgaaatatatttttaacgTGGATGTTATGTCAAAAAATGAGTTGGGTTAGTGGCTATGTTATATATGTTTACAGtttactttaatattttattgatgtatCGAGCTTCAAAACTAGGAATGATATAATATAATACTTATGAATTTTTAACGAGCGATAAAAGAgttgaattaaaaataatgacCATGTTGGTAGTTGTGAAAAAGGGGTGAAGTTACAATTTCGGAATAAAAGATGAAGAAcaattatatttatttcattttcagaGATAAAATATCTCTGAAAATGAATCTAAGCATATCCTTAAGCTCTGGTGGCTAATGAATTCATTTGTTTTTTAACCTGCGGTGAATAGATTACATACCTCAACCTTGATTGAAGATGAATGGCTGCCAATCACAATTGTGTCTCTTGCAGTTGCTTCTTATTCTGAATAGTTCGGTTGGATTATATATGTTCATGACCTATAAAAATTTATGGAATGAAATCGAACCTAGTGATAAAAGTAATCTATTCT
The sequence above is drawn from the Primulina tabacum isolate GXHZ01 unplaced genomic scaffold, ASM2559414v2 Contig657, whole genome shotgun sequence genome and encodes:
- the LOC142534665 gene encoding transcription factor BHLH089-like; amino-acid sequence: NEGDGKRLKAEGISNGNGENKAEREVIRNPGKITDESAVKAAEPPKQDYIHVRARRGQATDSHSLAERARREKISERMKLLQDLVPGCNKVIGKALVLDEIINYIQSLQRQVEFLSMKLEAVNSRVGFDGSYPSKDLSQQTFEMPGMAFGSQGTREYGRDSSPEWLHMQIGGGFERPS